In the Populus trichocarpa isolate Nisqually-1 chromosome 1, P.trichocarpa_v4.1, whole genome shotgun sequence genome, CTGCTATGATGGCAACACGCTCAGCATCGTTAGAAAAAACATGGCGAGTTGCTTTAAACACCACCCTGGAAGACAGTGTTTGGAAAGAGAAAGACGCTACAAACATCGTCTAAAAAACGCTGACATCACCGACTTGCTAGCAcatactaaaaaaaccaaatcgcTCCCAATAcatattaattacaaaaaaccaGCTTGAAAATATGCAAATACCTCTAGTTCTaaggtttatttgttttgactttTAAGGGAATGAATATCCTTAAAATGAATATCTTTACACtctttttcataaatattaaaagctTAAATTCATCCCGAGCaacttgttaattaaaaaaaaatcaacttcattaCAAAAATAATCCTGCCTGAAAGTCtttacaatgttttttaaaaaatatataaaaaaaattaattatccttAGACAAATTTAACAGGTAATATATAATGCTATTGAAAGGTCAAAAGACCAATTATCAACGACTCCTAGATTTTATTgtctctttcaaaaaaaatttaattaaatttcaattttacttATGCATGAGTTAAACTTgcagttttttaatatatgatcaGTGGTTCTTTACAACTGATAAATTGGTGGGCACATGAATCCGAGTTGTTGTTTATGTCCCCATTTGTTTCATCATTCTAGTTCATAATAACCACTGGACTGCTGCTgcaagaaggtttttttttttttttgtaattatagatATTTTGATTAGTTTACGTAtgctttgattaatttttaaaattttaaaattaattatcatataaattttCAGTTACGGTTAAATATATAAcactcaaattaataattaaaaaacaaactcaaccTTACCGATTAAACTACATTCCATTCGATgacattgaattcaaaatttagCCGTAATCTCCAGTTATGCCTGTTGGGTTATAGGTTTGGTGTTACAGCTACAACACGTAAATTCTCACACAAGCATCGTGGCTGCGGGTTGCAAGAACAAACCAATGCAGACATTTTGCGCTTTTATTATTACACCATAAATACCAATTTAATTTTCCTCTTAAGCTTTCAGTATATAAAGCCATGTCTTGATTTGCTGTCTTGCAGATcgatacaaaacaaaaatggcAGCACTAAAATGTGCCTACGTGGGTCTCTTGGTCTTGCTATGCTCAAGCTTCAGTTTCGCTCACAGATTCTTTTTGGACAATGATGACCAAATGCATGAAGGCGAACGCCATGGTAGTACTGATGATCCTGGGACCGGGACTGGAATTGGAAAAGATTTTGGGTTTGGCAGTGGCGCCGGGTCAAGTGGAGTAGGTGTTGGGTTTGGGTCAGGTTCTAGTGGACATGGCAATGGACTCGGGTCAGGATCTGGTGGTTATTGGTTAGGGTATGGAGTCGGGTATGGATCTGGTCGGAATGGATATGAAGATCCCGGGACTGGTGGATCCGGCTGGGGCATTGGAGTAGGTTCAGATGGGTCTGTGTCTGGAACTGGTGGAGTAGGCTTCATCCCAGGATTGCCTGGTTTTGGTCTTGGGGGTAGCATAAGATGGCCTGGCTTTGACTTTGGGGGTAACATAGGTGGAGGGATTGGAACAGGACAAGGCAGCGGTGGCAGCAGTGGTGGAATAGGGCAAGGTGGCAGCAGTGGTGGCACGATAGCAGGAATTGGTATGCCTCCACCACACTTCATTCCGGGGTATGGTCAAATAGGCAATGGATGTACCTGCAGCCCAGAATGTTATAATCAAGTTTCAACAATGAAGGGAGGATCAGCAtcaaaaacaaatgatgagCACAACAGTGGAGCTCAGAATGAGGTCTCTAGAGACGAGGCTCATGAGTCCATCGATGTGGCCATGGAGCCATGGAGTCCACATGAGACTCATGAATCCAACGTTGCAACCACGGAGCCATACAGTCCATGAGCAAGGCGCTACTAAAAACATGATCAAACACAGCGCAGAACCAATAAGTGAGAAAAACAGTCTGTGCTTTCCCCCGAATAAGTAGCTGAATGTTTCGAATAATTCCATCTCAAATTTCATTCAAGAATTGTTTAAaaacgaataaaaaaaaccctaattctgTATTATTTGGGACAAGAAACAAGGAGATTGTGAAGGTAGAAATgtagaaaacatatataaaaagtaaattgccaaaataaataaataaataaataaaacttaaggGAAAAACGGAAAAGACAGATGATCATCAAATCAATCCTGTTGGGTTAAAAAATCCTTTTGTCTCTAAAAAAAGATCTTGTGCGTTAATCATTGCATTACTTTAGCAGTCAATGTTTATGCATGGTAGAGTGATCGTATCATACGTGAAAATTCCGTGCCTTTTCTTCCTCCTAGCTATGTCTTCCCTAGCCATGCATGGAGTATACATTGTCTCCCATAATTATTCTCTTGAAATGGAGACGCTGCACAGTCTATGACTTTGTTCCCATCTGAAAAGGGGAGAAAGCCTtggatgaggatgatgatgatggtaatCGGGCTACGATGTTAGAAATACTCCTCGCTTGATGCATGCATTGCGTCAACAACAGCTTAAGGATGGTTGCAGTCGAATAGGAGAGCTATACATATTTTGCACTACCAAAGAATTGGCTCACGGATTGCATTCTGCCTCTGGCTTGAAGGTTGGGGATCGATCTTCCTATCATGGCTCCGGATTACCCActaccaaggttgttaaaatcacgaatTGACTTTTAAaatcttacgattttacgagtcaacatgtatataacgtgtcaaatcgggttaaaactcgaaatcaGTCAAACTCAGTTAAAATCGGACCGATTTTATGAGTTTGACtgatttcgagttttaacccgcaaaagttaaaatatttactgTCTCCCTGTCCGAGTCCCCTGACACTCCACTACTTAGTCCCCACTCCATAGTCTCCCCTTTCCCCGTTGCCcaaatcttaaattttcaatCTTAATAGACTAACACTAGCATTAGAGGATCTTGAGTATGGGAAAGCCTTATACTGTA is a window encoding:
- the LOC18095601 gene encoding glycine-rich protein 5: MAALKCAYVGLLVLLCSSFSFAHRFFLDNDDQMHEGERHGSTDDPGTGTGIGKDFGFGSGAGSSGVGVGFGSGSSGHGNGLGSGSGGYWLGYGVGYGSGRNGYEDPGTGGSGWGIGVGSDGSVSGTGGVGFIPGLPGFGLGGSIRWPGFDFGGNIGGGIGTGQGSGGSSGGIGQGGSSGGTIAGIGMPPPHFIPGYGQIGNGCTCSPECYNQVSTMKGGSASKTNDEHNSGAQNEVSRDEAHESIDVAMEPWSPHETHESNVATTEPYSP